A window of Cryptomeria japonica chromosome 3, Sugi_1.0, whole genome shotgun sequence contains these coding sequences:
- the LOC131042317 gene encoding large ribosomal subunit protein uL3z encodes MSHRKFEHPRHGSLGFLPRKRARRHRGKVKSFPRDDPTKPCKLTAFMGYKAGMTHIVREVEKPGSKLHKKETCETVTILETPPMVIVGVVAYIKTPRGLRTLNTVWAQHLSEELRRRFYKNWYKAKKKAFTKYAKKYENEDSKKSIEAELEKMKKYASVIRVLAHTQVKKMKGLKQKKAHLMEIQVNGGTIPQKVDYAYNFFEKEVPIDAIFQKDEMIDVIGVTKGKGYEGVVTRWGVTRLPRKTHRGLRKVACIGAWHPARVSFTVARAGQNGYHHRTEMNKKIYKIGKREQESHTALTDFDRTEKDITPMGGFPHYGIVKDDYIMLKGCCVGPKKRVVTLRQSLLKQTSRTALEEIKLKFIDTSSKFGHGRFQTSLEKAKIFGKVKA; translated from the exons ATGAGTCACAGGAAGTTCGAGCATCCCAGGCATGGATCCCTCGGATTCCTTCCTCGCAAGAGAGCTCGTCGTCACAGAGGAAAAG TGAAGTCGTTTCCGAGGGATGACCCAACAAAGCCCTGTAAGCTGACGGCGTTCATGGGATACAAGGCCGGCATGACACATATCGTCAGAGAGGTCGAGAAGCCCGGATCCA AGCTTCACAAAAAGGAGACCTGTGAGACGGTGACTATCTTGGAGACTCCACCCATGGTGATTGTGGGTGTGGTGGCCTACATCAAGACCCCTCGCGGTCTTCGCACGCTGAACACTGTGTGGGCTCAGCATCTCAGCGAGGAGTTAAGGAGGCGCTTTTATAAGAACTGGTACAAGGCCAAGAAGAAGGCTTTCACCaagtatgcaaagaaatatgagaatGAAGATAGCAAAAAGAGCATCGAGGCCGAGCTTGAGAAGATGAAGAAGTATGCCTCTGTTATCAGGGTTCTAGCTCACACTCAG GTGAAGAAGATGAAAGGCTTGAAGCAGAAGAAGGCTCATCTGATGGAAATCCAAGTGAATGGTGGAACAATTCCACAAAAAGTAGATTATGCATACAACTTTTTTGAGAAGGAGGTACCTATTGATGCTATTTTCCAGAAAGATGAAATGATTGATGTGATTGGTGTTACAAAGGGGAAGGGGTATGAAGGTGTTGTAACTAGGTGGGGTGTCACAAGGCTGCCACGTAAAACACATAGAGGTTTGCGGAAGGTTGCCTGTATCGGTGCTTGGCATCCAGCCAGAGTTTCCTTCACTGTTGCCAGGGCTGGGCAGAATGGATATCATCATCGTACTGAAATGAATAAGAAGATCTATAAGATTGGCAAGCGAGAGCAGGAATCTCACACCGCACTCACTGACTTTGACCGGACTGAGAAGGATATCACTCCAATGGGTGGATTTCCTCACTATGGTATAGTAAAGGATGATTATATCATGCTCAAAGGCTGTTGTGTTGGTCCGAAGAAGCGAGTTGTAACTTTGCGTCAGTCACTCCTGAAACAGACGTCTCGTACAGCCTTGGAAGAAATCAAGCTTAAATTTATTGACACATCCTCCAAGTTTGGACATGGAAGGTTCCAGACATCATTAGAGAAGGCTAAGATTTTTGGTAAAGTGAAGGCATGA